The following DNA comes from Methanosarcina vacuolata Z-761.
ATTATGTTGTTTTTCAAAAACTCACACACGACATCTACGATATTACTAAAATATATTTTTTCAAGCTGTCTCAAAACTACACATAATTTTACAAATAGGATAATGTACTATAATTCGAGATTCTGTTCCAAAATCTAGTGATTTTTGCATTTTTGGATTGAAAATCTGAATTCGCAAGAAGAATCCAGTTATCATCAAAACCAATATTCGATATCTAAAGACTTCAATTCTTAAGTCGTATCACAAGGATTGTGATTAATTACAAGGTCCAATGATTTTGAACTTTACATTCATCACTAGATTTTGGTACTGAGTCTAATTCGAGGCAAATAAATATCTGAATTTCAGAATAATTTTCGATCTGAATTTAAAGTCAACAATTTCAATTATCCAATTGTAGAAATGGGTCGAGTTTTGAGACAACCGGTTTTAGAGATTTTTTATAATTAAAGGAAACAATTAAATGCAAAATTGAGCAAAAATACAAAGAGGGTTGATTTATGGAAAAGAAGCTGGTATCAGGTCTTATTTTATTTATAATACTTTTTATTGTACTGCCCTATTCAGCAGTAGCTGCCGATGAGAACTTTCTTAAACATACAAGCTCAGGAAATGCCTTTGGGGGTGGTGAGGACCTTCAGATCAACCAGGACATTCAGGGAGACCTGGTGCTTGCAGGGTCTCAAATCGAAGTAAACGGGAACACAGGAGGTAATTTCCTGGGTGCAAGCGGGGATATAATTGTTAATGGAAATGTTTCAGGAAACATTCTCGCACTAGGAGGCTCCATACGGATAAACGGAAATGTAGGTGGAGATGTAGCAGCACTCGGCGGTCAGATCATTCTTTCCCGGGACAGCGTGGTTGAAGGGGATATTCTACTTGGCGGAGGGGAAGTAACGCTTGACGGGATAGTTAACGGAAATGGGGAAGTCTCAACGAGCACCCTCAAAACCGGAGACGACTTCGAGCTTAAAGGAAATCTTGCACTTCAAGCCGATAATTATCCACCCAATCTGAACGATAAGGTTGGTGGAAACCTGAATATTACGCAGGTAAATGCAAAGGAAGAAAGTTATGAAAGTGTTACCAAAGGATTTAGCATTTTCTCCTTCATCCTGAGATTGCTCGCGTCCCTGGCTCTGGGCCTGATCCTTATCCACCTTTTCCCGGGTTTCGTAGGCGGGCTTGCGGAACTAGTAAAAGATTCACCTCTTAAGGCAGGATTACTGGGTTTTCTAACTCTAATTTTCCTTCCAGTGCTCTCAATAATCCTGCTTATTACTTTCTTTGGGTGGAGCCTTTCGATCCTGATTATCCTGCTTCTGGCACTTGCACTCCTTATCGCGACAGTGCCGGTGAAACTGCTTGCAGGCGAGATAATCTATAATAAAATATTAAAAAAGGAAGCGGGAAAACTGATGTACTATCTTGTTGGGGCAGTCCTATTTGCAATTATATACGAAATTCCTTTCCTGGGAGGGCTTATACGTTTTATTGCCCTCATTATTGGGTTAGGGGCAATAGTAGTTTGGCTTGCGACTCGCGCCAGACCAACTGATTAAACTGGCGGACTTTTCAAGTGAGTGAAATTTCAATTTTCTCGTGCAGGTGATTTCAGTCAGATTTTCAAAAAACTTGAGAAAAACAGAAAATTTGGAGGGAATCAAAAAATTTGGAGGGAATCAAAAAATTTGGAGGGAATCAAAAAATTTGGAGAAAATAGAGGAATTTGAAGGAACTTTGGCATATCTTTCATCTTTAATTTCATCAGGATTGATGTCCAGTGAAGCCAGCACTTTTTTTAAAGCTTCAAGTTCCATTTTTTACTCCAAGATATGAGAAGAGGAAATGGAAATATTATTATATTTTTTCTGTGGTTGGAAACCCATTTAATTTGAAGAGAATACACATAGTCACGCCTGTAATTGTTGCAACAAAAACCTTCATTGCACCTCATTGAATATTTGCATTATTTAGCCTTGTGACTATAGTTGCCGTTATATGTGTCACAACACTATTATATAATTATAAAACTATAAATTTATATAGTGATGTTACACTAACTTTTATCACCAAATTTTGGAACTTAGTCGAATGAATGCGAATTAAATTTATTTTTTGCTCAGAGATGGGTGAGAGAATGGAAAAAAGGCATTTTTATATCTCAAATAATAAAATTCATATTCCTGCCATCCTGTGGGGAAAGCAGAGTGAAAAGCTGTTGATTGAAGTTCATGGCAACCTTTCTAATAAAGAAGACACCGTAATTTCCATGATGGCACAAAAAGCCGTTGAAAAAGGTTACCAGGCATTAAGCTTTGACCTGCCCATGCATGGTGAACGTGCAAATGAGGAATATGCCTGTATTCCTGAAAATTGCGTAAGTGATCTGACTGCTGTTTATGAATATGCAAAGTCACTTGCATCTGAAATTTCTTTGTTTGCGTGCAGCATGGGAGCTTATTTCAGTCTGCTTGCCTATCATGACCTTAACATAAAGCAAAGTTTGTTTCTCTCGCCCGTCGTCAATATGGAATGCATCATACGCAATATGATGAAAGGCTTCCAGGTAAGTGAAGAAAGACTAAAAGCAGAGCATGAAATCCGGTTGCCAATCGGACAGACATTGGAATGGAATTATTATTGCTACGTAAAAGAAAACCCTATTTGTTTTGAATGGAAAGTACCTACTGCCATTTTGTATGGTTCTAACGATAATCTGTCTGACTGGGACGAGATTTCAGCATTTGCAGCGAGGTATCACTCAACAATTAAAGTCCTGGACCACGGGGAGCATTACTTCCATACGGAAGAGCAATTGAAGATATTTGATAGATGGGTAGATGAAAATCTGCTGTAAAACTCAGGAATGACAAAAATATAAATTCAAATATTTTGGTAGTCCATCGTTTGTTGATTGATATTAATCCAAAATAATCGAAATACAGTGTACAGCTATTCCTTTCCTACATTTTTAGCACTGCTGTGGCCGGTCTGCTGTGTGAATACATAAACGCAAGCAAAGCCATGTTTGAGACTATGCCATGAAAACATCAATCAGGTATTGGTGGACGACCAAAAGCTTACGTATATCTTTTATACCTCTTGCGTAAATATAGTGCCCATGCGCGATATTGTTATTATAGGGCATAAAGCAAACACAAGCGGCGACTTTACATTAAATGACCTTCCAGGTTCTGCAGGAAGAATGGATATCCTTTGCCGCTGCGTGAGTTCTGCCCTTTTTCTCTCTTTCGGAATGCGCAGGGATGTAAATGTGCACCTGCTCCTTCTGGGAGAACCCAATCCCGGAAAAATCCTCAGGTTTGAAGGACTACACCTGAGATACCTTAACCCGGACGAGCGAAGCAGCGGTTCGCTTATCCAGAAAGCCCTTCAAAAAGACGCAAGCGAACAGGATATCCGTTCCACTCCAGGCGTCTGGGTTCGCAAAGGAGATCTCGATTCCCTGCTCTCGGAATTTGAAGGACGCCCCCTGCTCTATCTGAGAGAAGATGGAGAGGATATCAGGGCAATTGCAAGTGAAATCCGCGACCCAGTCTTCATCCTGGGAGACCATTTAGGAGTTACCGAAGAAGAGGAAGCACAGCTCCTTAAGGCAGGGGTGAAAATTATCTCGGTA
Coding sequences within:
- a CDS encoding bactofilin family protein; its protein translation is MEKKLVSGLILFIILFIVLPYSAVAADENFLKHTSSGNAFGGGEDLQINQDIQGDLVLAGSQIEVNGNTGGNFLGASGDIIVNGNVSGNILALGGSIRINGNVGGDVAALGGQIILSRDSVVEGDILLGGGEVTLDGIVNGNGEVSTSTLKTGDDFELKGNLALQADNYPPNLNDKVGGNLNITQVNAKEESYESVTKGFSIFSFILRLLASLALGLILIHLFPGFVGGLAELVKDSPLKAGLLGFLTLIFLPVLSIILLITFFGWSLSILIILLLALALLIATVPVKLLAGEIIYNKILKKEAGKLMYYLVGAVLFAIIYEIPFLGGLIRFIALIIGLGAIVVWLATRARPTD
- the trmY gene encoding tRNA (pseudouridine(54)-N(1))-methyltransferase TrmY yields the protein MRDIVIIGHKANTSGDFTLNDLPGSAGRMDILCRCVSSALFLSFGMRRDVNVHLLLLGEPNPGKILRFEGLHLRYLNPDERSSGSLIQKALQKDASEQDIRSTPGVWVRKGDLDSLLSEFEGRPLLYLREDGEDIRAIASEIRDPVFILGDHLGVTEEEEAQLLKAGVKIISVGPLSLHSNHCITLIHNELDRAEAERGEIPGEADSRVED
- a CDS encoding alpha/beta hydrolase, translating into MEKRHFYISNNKIHIPAILWGKQSEKLLIEVHGNLSNKEDTVISMMAQKAVEKGYQALSFDLPMHGERANEEYACIPENCVSDLTAVYEYAKSLASEISLFACSMGAYFSLLAYHDLNIKQSLFLSPVVNMECIIRNMMKGFQVSEERLKAEHEIRLPIGQTLEWNYYCYVKENPICFEWKVPTAILYGSNDNLSDWDEISAFAARYHSTIKVLDHGEHYFHTEEQLKIFDRWVDENLL